In one window of Candidatus Binatia bacterium DNA:
- a CDS encoding biopolymer transporter ExbD: protein MSFKPADPEPHADEIVAEINVTPLTDIFLVLLIIFMVTSTALVQQGTQVQLPRASSGQSVSPGVVVTAGSNGELQVDGKPVSWSQLPVALRQALARSGQSSVVLQGDRNVVLERAVQILTIAREAGAQRVSIATVPLAASAR from the coding sequence GTGTCGTTCAAGCCCGCTGACCCTGAGCCCCACGCGGACGAGATTGTGGCAGAGATTAACGTGACGCCACTGACGGACATCTTCCTGGTCCTTCTTATCATTTTCATGGTGACGAGCACCGCTCTTGTTCAGCAAGGTACGCAGGTCCAGTTGCCCCGTGCCAGCTCCGGCCAAAGTGTATCCCCGGGGGTCGTTGTTACCGCCGGGAGCAACGGAGAGCTGCAAGTGGACGGAAAGCCAGTCTCTTGGTCACAGCTTCCGGTGGCCCTGCGCCAAGCCTTGGCTCGCTCGGGCCAATCTTCCGTTGTTCTGCAGGGGGACCGCAATGTTGTCCTCGAGCGCGCGGTGCAAATCCTGACGATCGCACGGGAAGCGGGAGCACAGCGGGTCTCCATTGCCACCGTTCCACTCGCAGCAAGCGCCCGTTAA
- a CDS encoding MotA/TolQ/ExbB proton channel family protein, with the protein MARDWWTLIQTGGLAMYPLLACSVVSLAVVLERGWALWSATRKARQLRQAVAAAVSEGAFAEVGSIVRRDSSMLAPLFRAAIAAAEARTDDSWRLLQNRHSATVRNLKRHLWLIGTIGSLAPFIGLFGTVLGIVRAFENMAATGSGGFAVVAAGISEALIATAAGLLIGVVSIFFYNAFNVRVASVANEWKEWAEEFAAELVRNRSQEGGLARVVQAR; encoded by the coding sequence GTGGCGCGCGACTGGTGGACCCTGATTCAAACCGGCGGGCTCGCGATGTATCCTCTGCTCGCGTGCTCCGTTGTAAGTCTTGCAGTGGTCCTGGAACGCGGCTGGGCGTTGTGGTCTGCCACCCGTAAGGCGCGTCAACTTCGGCAAGCAGTGGCTGCAGCTGTGAGCGAGGGAGCTTTCGCGGAAGTAGGCTCGATTGTTCGGCGGGACTCCTCGATGTTAGCGCCCTTATTTCGTGCAGCGATCGCTGCAGCCGAAGCTCGTACGGACGACTCGTGGCGCCTCTTGCAAAACCGACACAGCGCGACCGTACGCAACCTCAAGCGCCACCTTTGGTTGATTGGTACGATCGGAAGCTTGGCTCCCTTCATCGGCTTATTCGGCACCGTGCTCGGTATCGTGCGCGCATTCGAAAACATGGCTGCCACCGGCTCCGGAGGCTTTGCGGTGGTCGCCGCAGGGATTTCGGAAGCCCTGATCGCTACCGCTGCAGGGTTACTGATCGGAGTGGTTTCCATCTTTTTCTACAACGCCTTCAATGTTCGGGTGGCAAGCGTGGCCAACGAGTGGAAAGAGTGGGCCGAGGAATTTGCCGCAGAATTAGTCCGAAATCGCTCTCAGGAAGGGGGGCTCGCCCGTGTCGTTCAAGCCCGCTGA
- a CDS encoding pyridoxal-phosphate dependent enzyme translates to MTVACSRRLVQPDTALERWIGSPGVSWPRVALTQLPTRVHLLAQWSTVVGTELWIKRDDETSSLYGGNKPRKLEYLLGAALERGYKSVFTFGGLGSHHALATALFARELGLRTIVGLLYQPVTPSVRDNLLCLHTLGAELLYGKRVASLAAVSIGKMLSQLLRGEPPFLIPTGGSSPLGTLGYVNAGLEFAEQIERSEVPLPAVIFVPLGSGGTVAGLTLGLRLAGLSSRVVGVLVTDILPPTPRRLLRLARKTAQLLGSKGAAIADRLTSEDFIIERRFVGRGYGAPIPEAEQLGMWLREHEGIQLDSTYTAKTAYALESGVREGCWGRGPFLFWQTFGGSLIVSRLAPLPDFRQLPAPFRQFFDSEKR, encoded by the coding sequence ATGACGGTCGCGTGCAGTAGGCGGCTGGTGCAGCCGGACACAGCACTGGAGCGGTGGATCGGGAGTCCCGGTGTTTCCTGGCCGCGAGTAGCGCTCACCCAGCTGCCCACGCGAGTGCATCTGTTAGCGCAGTGGTCGACTGTCGTGGGGACAGAACTGTGGATTAAGCGGGACGACGAAACCAGTTCGCTGTATGGAGGAAATAAGCCTCGGAAGCTGGAATACCTTTTGGGAGCCGCACTCGAACGTGGCTACAAGAGCGTGTTCACTTTTGGGGGGCTCGGATCGCATCACGCGTTAGCAACGGCACTGTTTGCCCGCGAGCTCGGGCTGCGAACCATCGTTGGTCTTCTTTACCAGCCGGTCACTCCTTCGGTTCGCGACAACCTACTGTGCCTCCATACTTTGGGTGCAGAGCTGCTGTACGGGAAACGGGTTGCATCTCTCGCGGCCGTCAGCATCGGAAAGATGCTGAGCCAGCTCTTGCGCGGCGAGCCCCCTTTCTTGATCCCCACGGGCGGGAGCTCGCCGCTGGGAACGCTTGGATACGTGAATGCCGGGCTCGAATTCGCCGAGCAGATAGAGCGCAGCGAGGTTCCTCTGCCAGCCGTGATCTTTGTCCCGCTGGGGAGCGGGGGCACTGTGGCTGGGCTTACGTTGGGTCTGAGACTGGCTGGCTTGTCGAGCAGAGTCGTTGGGGTTTTGGTGACAGACATTTTGCCTCCGACGCCGCGCCGCCTGCTGCGATTGGCCAGGAAAACCGCACAGCTATTAGGTTCGAAAGGTGCGGCGATAGCCGACCGCTTAACGTCAGAGGATTTCATCATCGAGCGTCGCTTCGTCGGTCGAGGCTACGGAGCGCCGATCCCGGAAGCTGAACAGTTAGGCATGTGGCTCCGGGAGCATGAGGGAATCCAGCTCGATAGTACCTATACGGCGAAGACTGCATATGCGCTGGAGAGTGGGGTGCGTGAAGGCTGCTGGGGACGAGGGCCGTTCCTTTTTTGGCAAACGTTTGGTGGGAGCCTAATCGTCTCTCGCTTGGCTCCGCTGCCCGACTTCCGACAGTTGCCGGCGCCTTTTCGCCAATTCTTTGACTCGGAAAAACGTTAG
- a CDS encoding GMC family oxidoreductase: protein MILTAKTLKGDLHLKAEVCVVGSGAGGAVVAKELAEAGRDVVLLEQGGHYTKEDFTQREEEMMPLLFEEMGQRSTEDGSILILQGRNIGGSTVHNLCYCFRTPRPIVEKWRREDGIRWNYEELLPSLERVEKMLHVQPIAEAQVNTLNRKIREGCEKLGFHGIVAHHNRVNCTSSGFCILGCPFDAKQSMALTYIPAADRAGARIYANCAVEKLEIRGGQVRAVEGSIVDERGAAYGHVRVEARLVVLSAGAINGPQILLRSSGGGSATVVGKHLHLHPSVLLAGIYDEDIYGYLGIPQSYYVDEFIDLERNPDSGYIIMPIFGFPVATAAQLPGFGSTHAKLMRSYHRMVGILVLLHDQSEGDVRLGSDGHPRIRYQLRNDEQALMAEGMRHCAEILFASGAKEVVVPYYRSPLWLKPGDDLSVIEQRGCHPGEIPLASTHPQGTCRMGEDPTRSVVNSWGQSHEVKNLFVADMGLFPSSLGAPPQITTAALADMVAHFIKERWASLCA from the coding sequence ATGATTCTGACCGCGAAGACCCTTAAAGGGGACTTACACCTCAAGGCCGAGGTCTGCGTTGTCGGCTCCGGGGCAGGTGGTGCTGTGGTTGCCAAAGAGTTAGCGGAGGCCGGGCGGGACGTCGTGCTCTTAGAGCAAGGGGGCCATTACACCAAGGAAGATTTCACGCAACGCGAAGAAGAAATGATGCCCTTGCTGTTCGAGGAGATGGGGCAGCGCTCGACGGAAGATGGTTCGATTCTGATTCTTCAGGGGCGCAACATTGGTGGCTCCACTGTGCACAACCTTTGTTACTGTTTCCGTACTCCTCGTCCGATTGTAGAGAAGTGGCGCCGGGAAGACGGAATCCGTTGGAACTACGAAGAACTGCTTCCGTCGCTCGAGCGGGTCGAAAAGATGCTCCACGTGCAACCGATTGCGGAGGCTCAGGTGAACACCCTGAACCGAAAGATCCGCGAAGGTTGCGAAAAACTGGGATTCCACGGCATCGTGGCGCACCATAATCGGGTGAACTGCACCTCCAGCGGGTTTTGCATTTTGGGGTGTCCATTCGATGCCAAGCAAAGTATGGCATTGACCTATATCCCGGCTGCAGACCGGGCGGGTGCGCGCATTTACGCGAACTGCGCTGTGGAGAAGTTGGAAATTCGTGGGGGGCAAGTGCGCGCAGTGGAGGGCTCCATCGTCGATGAACGAGGTGCCGCGTATGGACACGTGCGGGTAGAAGCTCGGTTAGTGGTCCTTTCTGCCGGTGCCATCAATGGCCCACAGATTCTGCTGCGGAGCAGCGGCGGTGGGAGCGCAACGGTTGTTGGCAAACACTTGCATCTCCACCCGAGTGTGCTGCTGGCCGGCATCTACGATGAGGATATTTACGGTTACCTTGGTATCCCACAGAGCTACTACGTGGACGAGTTTATCGACCTCGAGCGCAATCCCGACAGTGGGTACATCATCATGCCCATTTTCGGTTTTCCGGTTGCCACCGCCGCGCAACTGCCGGGCTTCGGGAGCACGCACGCGAAGTTGATGCGCTCTTACCATCGGATGGTGGGAATTCTTGTGTTATTGCATGACCAATCGGAGGGCGATGTGCGGCTGGGCTCGGATGGGCACCCGCGCATCCGTTACCAACTTCGAAACGACGAGCAGGCGCTTATGGCAGAGGGAATGCGCCATTGCGCTGAGATCTTGTTTGCCAGCGGTGCGAAAGAAGTTGTCGTTCCGTACTACCGGTCGCCGTTGTGGCTAAAGCCCGGGGACGACTTGTCCGTCATCGAGCAGCGCGGATGCCATCCAGGCGAGATTCCGTTGGCGTCGACCCACCCGCAGGGCACCTGCCGCATGGGTGAGGATCCGACTCGCTCCGTGGTAAACTCGTGGGGACAAAGTCACGAGGTGAAAAACTTGTTCGTGGCCGATATGGGCTTGTTCCCTTCTTCGTTGGGCGCTCCTCCGCAAATTACGACAGCGGCACTCGCAGATATGGTCGCTCACTTTATCAAAGAGCGTTGGGCAAGCCTCTGTGCTTGA
- the cofE gene encoding coenzyme F420-0:L-glutamate ligase: MSVVFSPLQCLPRVQPGDELAALLLEALRTCGLLLKDGDILVVCQKVVSKSEGSIVDLSQVVPSPAARTLAAGSQDKDPRVVEVVLRESNRIVRAHRGVLIVETGPGWVCANAGVDESNAPGPNTAVLLPRDPDASAERIRSQLQQRSGAEIAVIISDTWGRPWRNGLVDFAIGLAGIGPLSDWRGKRDLNGRVLHHTVYAQADALAAAAGLLMKKDAGVAAVHIRGYEWSPEPQASARALIRAPEEDLFR, from the coding sequence ATGAGCGTAGTATTTTCCCCCTTACAATGCCTGCCCCGCGTGCAACCGGGCGACGAGCTCGCTGCCCTCTTGCTTGAGGCATTGAGGACGTGCGGGCTGCTGCTTAAGGACGGGGACATTCTCGTTGTGTGTCAAAAAGTAGTCTCCAAAAGCGAAGGATCCATCGTGGACCTGAGTCAAGTCGTCCCGAGTCCGGCTGCCCGCACATTGGCTGCGGGCAGCCAGGACAAAGACCCGCGCGTGGTTGAAGTCGTTCTCCGCGAGTCCAATCGCATCGTTCGCGCCCACCGGGGAGTGCTGATCGTGGAGACAGGACCGGGGTGGGTGTGCGCAAATGCCGGCGTCGACGAGTCGAATGCGCCGGGACCGAACACCGCTGTACTTTTGCCCCGCGATCCGGATGCTTCCGCGGAGCGGATTCGATCCCAGCTCCAACAACGTTCGGGGGCTGAGATTGCGGTAATTATTAGCGACACTTGGGGACGGCCGTGGCGGAATGGTTTGGTGGACTTTGCCATCGGGCTTGCGGGGATTGGCCCTCTATCGGACTGGCGCGGCAAAAGGGACCTCAATGGCCGAGTCCTACACCATACGGTTTACGCTCAAGCAGACGCCCTAGCGGCCGCGGCAGGGCTGCTGATGAAGAAAGACGCAGGTGTGGCTGCCGTGCACATTCGCGGGTACGAGTGGTCGCCTGAGCCACAGGCCTCCGCACGTGCGTTGATTCGTGCACCCGAAGAAGATCTTTTTCGTTAA